One part of the Caldanaerobius fijiensis DSM 17918 genome encodes these proteins:
- a CDS encoding ABC transporter ATP-binding protein, producing MEVVDNLKKIYKYGRGKNYLFLLALILAVFMSVLGVTVVKYSQEMIDSALGKEFLNFVYALKIGALIYMLRSFLDFLHYMIVVKYMLGLDVDIKAAVFKSLMFSTNRAYSVYHSGELITVIDNDIDRAIIGIFGIIDQIITNITLLVVSIIYLVSLNWILTFVCLIFALSTLLMGRIADRPISASSEKTQAALADANAYSQDVLMNVDIIKSYTYTEKAMERFAAYWNKYLKYYMYNRLLKALYGVLTAFINRGFYILLYALGGIYIIKGTISVGMFTAFIVLSENISGTMERLFSSWTDLIKVNVSARRFFEALNIPQEQDDTSNYKDSGAESDLLRFDNVWFGYSSEKPVLKGVSFSVKAGEKVAIVGPSGSGKSTVLSLILRFYEPDNGNIYYKGKNLRNYDYKELRDELAVVLQDTAVFTGTIMDNLKLVKPDATGEEIDRAVKAAGLYDFIMSLPQGYQTTIGEKGMQLSGGQRQRLGIARAFLKDAKVIMLDEATAALDANAEYQLYQALNKISANKAVIAISHRLSFVKDYDRIIVLQDGNIVEQGSHMQLINTDGLYARMYGLNTLDENLA from the coding sequence ATGGAGGTTGTAGATAATCTTAAAAAAATTTATAAATATGGTAGGGGTAAGAATTATCTGTTTTTATTGGCTTTGATATTAGCCGTATTTATGTCGGTACTGGGTGTAACAGTCGTAAAATATTCCCAGGAAATGATAGACTCAGCCTTGGGAAAAGAATTCTTAAATTTTGTATACGCCCTTAAAATTGGCGCTCTAATTTATATGCTGCGATCTTTTCTTGACTTTTTGCATTATATGATAGTTGTAAAATACATGCTGGGGCTTGATGTAGATATAAAGGCCGCCGTTTTTAAGTCTTTAATGTTTTCCACCAATAGAGCCTATTCAGTATATCACTCGGGCGAGCTGATAACCGTAATTGATAACGATATAGATAGGGCTATAATAGGTATCTTCGGCATTATTGATCAAATAATAACCAATATAACTCTCCTGGTGGTTTCAATCATTTACCTGGTGAGTTTAAACTGGATACTGACCTTTGTATGTCTTATATTTGCCTTGTCCACGTTGTTAATGGGCAGGATAGCAGATAGGCCTATATCGGCCTCATCAGAGAAAACTCAGGCCGCTCTTGCTGATGCCAACGCCTATTCACAGGATGTATTAATGAATGTGGATATAATAAAATCCTATACCTATACAGAAAAGGCTATGGAAAGATTTGCAGCGTACTGGAATAAATATTTAAAATATTACATGTACAACAGGCTTTTAAAGGCATTGTACGGTGTACTGACAGCATTTATTAACAGAGGGTTTTATATACTTCTCTACGCACTGGGAGGCATATATATAATCAAGGGTACCATCTCTGTAGGTATGTTCACCGCTTTTATTGTACTCAGCGAGAATATATCAGGTACCATGGAGAGGTTGTTTTCTTCGTGGACAGACCTCATAAAGGTAAACGTTTCTGCCCGGAGGTTCTTTGAAGCGCTAAATATACCACAGGAGCAAGATGATACCAGCAATTATAAAGATAGCGGCGCTGAGAGTGACCTTTTGAGATTTGACAATGTGTGGTTCGGATATTCCAGTGAAAAGCCTGTGCTCAAAGGGGTATCCTTTTCAGTAAAAGCCGGGGAAAAAGTAGCCATTGTAGGTCCCAGCGGTTCGGGCAAAAGCACTGTGTTAAGTCTGATACTTCGCTTTTATGAACCGGATAATGGCAACATATATTACAAAGGCAAGAATTTAAGAAATTATGATTACAAAGAGTTGAGGGATGAATTGGCTGTAGTGTTGCAGGATACCGCGGTATTTACAGGTACGATTATGGATAATTTAAAGCTTGTGAAACCTGACGCTACAGGAGAGGAAATAGATCGGGCCGTCAAGGCCGCCGGTCTGTATGATTTTATAATGAGCCTACCTCAAGGTTATCAGACAACCATAGGGGAAAAAGGTATGCAGCTATCGGGAGGACAGAGGCAAAGGCTTGGTATAGCCAGGGCTTTTTTAAAGGATGCGAAAGTAATTATGCTGGATGAAGCCACAGCGGCCCTTGACGCCAACGCCGAATATCAATTATATCAAGCCCTGAATAAGATCTCGGCTAACAAGGCGGTGATCGCCATATCCCACAGGCTTTCTTTTGTAAAAGATTATGACAGGATAATTGTTCTGCAGGACGGAAATATAGTGGAACAGGGTAGCCATATGCAACTTATCAATACTGACGGCCTTTACGCCCGAATGTATGGTTTAAATACCCTTGATGAAAATCTGGCCTAG
- a CDS encoding pyridoxal phosphate-dependent aminotransferase: MNYDKYVAQRAKSIEISTIRYFFNMVNEVEGAISLCIGEPDFTTPKHIDEAAKKALDEGKTFYTPNAGLLELRQEISRYLKRRFDVTYKPESEIIVTIGASQAIDVAIRTLVEEGDEVLIPQPSFVAYKPCVILAGGKPVYVPTYLEDEFVLRPDVLERYITDKSKVLILPYPNNPTGAIMTREQLEAIAEVVKKHDLIVVSDEIYSELTYGIDHTCFASIPGMWERTVTINGFSKTYAMTGWRLGYIAAPEGMAKQMLKVHQYNVTCAATMGQYAAVEALRNGDDDIKIMLAEYDRRRRYLLDSLRDMGFECFEPKGAFYVFPSIEKTGLTSEEFATRLLHEAKVAVVPGSAFGENGQGCVRMAYATSMENLQEAVRRIKTFMDKLKKDTVI, encoded by the coding sequence TTGAATTACGATAAATATGTGGCACAGAGGGCCAAATCTATTGAGATTTCTACAATAAGGTATTTTTTTAATATGGTAAATGAAGTGGAAGGAGCTATATCGCTGTGCATAGGTGAACCTGATTTTACCACACCTAAACATATCGATGAAGCAGCGAAAAAAGCCCTTGATGAAGGAAAAACATTTTATACGCCCAATGCGGGTCTTTTAGAACTAAGGCAGGAGATATCCAGGTATCTAAAAAGGCGTTTTGATGTTACATATAAACCGGAGTCAGAGATTATTGTGACCATTGGAGCCAGCCAGGCTATAGATGTGGCGATCCGCACGCTGGTAGAAGAGGGCGATGAAGTGCTTATACCACAGCCTTCCTTTGTGGCTTACAAGCCTTGTGTCATATTGGCAGGTGGTAAGCCTGTTTATGTGCCAACATATCTTGAGGATGAATTTGTTTTAAGGCCCGATGTGCTGGAAAGGTATATAACTGATAAGAGTAAGGTTTTGATTTTACCGTATCCTAACAATCCTACAGGTGCGATAATGACCCGTGAACAACTGGAAGCTATCGCTGAAGTCGTGAAAAAACACGATCTTATTGTGGTGTCTGATGAGATATACAGTGAGCTTACATACGGAATTGATCATACATGTTTTGCCAGCATACCAGGTATGTGGGAGCGGACTGTCACGATAAATGGCTTTTCAAAAACCTATGCCATGACAGGATGGAGGTTAGGTTACATAGCAGCGCCAGAGGGAATGGCGAAACAGATGCTCAAAGTACATCAGTATAACGTGACCTGTGCTGCTACTATGGGGCAATACGCTGCTGTGGAGGCTTTGCGAAACGGCGACGATGACATAAAGATCATGTTAGCTGAATACGATAGAAGGAGGAGATATTTATTAGATAGCTTGAGGGACATGGGCTTTGAGTGTTTTGAGCCCAAGGGTGCCTTTTATGTGTTTCCGTCTATAGAAAAAACCGGCCTTACCTCAGAAGAATTTGCCACGAGGCTCTTGCATGAAGCGAAAGTAGCAGTTGTGCCTGGCAGCGCTTTTGGGGAAAATGGACAGGGTTGTGTGAGAATGGCATATGCCACATCAATGGAAAATCTTCAGGAAGCTGTAAGAAGAATCAAAACGTTTATGGATAAATTAAAGAAGGATACCGTCATTTAG
- a CDS encoding GNAT family N-acetyltransferase, with amino-acid sequence MFNIFVEEGEGEIYALIDNDEILGYLSCAPAYLNIWDVDFIYIKPHLRNKGLGTQIVRVYALDKLTQGKIPYYSNARDSVSARVAQKAGFICCREVYYVEAYVKE; translated from the coding sequence TTGTTCAATATTTTTGTAGAAGAAGGAGAGGGCGAAATATATGCATTAATAGATAATGATGAAATATTAGGATATTTATCATGTGCGCCAGCGTATTTAAATATCTGGGATGTGGATTTTATTTATATAAAACCGCATCTTAGGAATAAGGGGCTGGGCACACAGATAGTTAGAGTATATGCATTGGATAAGCTTACTCAAGGAAAGATTCCGTATTATAGCAATGCTAGAGATTCTGTTTCTGCAAGAGTTGCACAAAAAGCAGGGTTTATATGCTGTAGAGAAGTATACTATGTTGAGGCTTATGTAAAGGAGTAA
- a CDS encoding transcriptional regulator PerR: MEDLSIILKEKGFKVTPQRLAIYDMLKNTKSHPSIDMIYNSLKDNFPTMSLATVYKTVDMLKKLNLVQELNVGEGSFRYDANVASHPHVICYKCHRVDDLEDADFDDLIEKVNKLTDYDIKNQKLYFYGYCPQCKGKDTAK; this comes from the coding sequence ATAGAAGATCTCTCGATTATATTAAAAGAAAAGGGTTTTAAAGTTACACCACAGAGGCTGGCAATATACGATATGTTAAAAAACACTAAATCACACCCGAGCATTGACATGATATACAATAGTTTAAAGGATAACTTCCCGACCATGAGCCTTGCCACAGTGTATAAAACCGTAGATATGTTAAAAAAACTAAATCTGGTACAGGAACTCAATGTAGGAGAAGGAAGTTTTAGATATGATGCCAACGTAGCATCGCATCCCCATGTCATATGTTATAAATGCCACAGGGTTGATGATCTGGAGGATGCTGATTTTGACGACTTGATAGAAAAAGTCAACAAGTTAACTGATTACGATATCAAAAATCAAAAGCTTTATTTCTACGGCTACTGTCCTCAATGCAAGGGAAAGGATACCGCTAAATGA
- the gltA gene encoding NADPH-dependent glutamate synthase encodes MANMSTKKVPMPEQDPDIRNKNFKEVALGYDEKMAIEEAERCIQCKNQPCVNGCPVHVQIPQFIKLITQGDFEGAYQKIKETNSLPAICGRVCPQESQCESLCTRGKKGEPVAIGRLERFVADWHMKNGVDEIDLPAKNGKKVAIIGSGPAGLTCAGDLAKLGYEVTVFEALHTPGGVLMYGIPEFRLPKEIVQREIDSLKRMGVKIETNMVIGKILTIDDLFDMGYEAVFIGTGAGLPKFMGIPGENLNGVYSANEFLTRINLMKAYDFPNHPTPVKVGKKVAVVGGGNVAMDAARSAKRMGAEEVYIVYRRSEEEMPARLEEIYHAKEEGIIFKLLTNPVRIIGDENGYVKGIECVKMALGEPDESGRRRPIPEKGSEHVIDVETVIIAIGQSPNPLITSTTEGLDKQKWGGIIVNEETMETSRKGVYAGGDAVTGAATVILAMGAGKKAAAAIHEYLSNK; translated from the coding sequence ATGGCTAATATGTCGACAAAAAAAGTGCCAATGCCTGAGCAGGATCCTGATATAAGGAACAAAAACTTTAAGGAAGTTGCGCTGGGCTATGATGAAAAGATGGCGATAGAGGAAGCCGAAAGGTGCATACAGTGCAAAAATCAGCCTTGTGTTAATGGCTGTCCTGTACATGTGCAGATTCCTCAATTCATTAAGCTTATAACACAGGGAGATTTTGAAGGTGCATATCAGAAAATTAAAGAAACCAATAGCTTGCCTGCCATATGCGGAAGGGTATGCCCTCAGGAGAGCCAGTGTGAATCCCTTTGTACTAGAGGTAAAAAGGGAGAACCTGTGGCTATAGGAAGACTTGAAAGATTTGTAGCCGATTGGCATATGAAAAATGGAGTTGACGAAATAGATTTGCCGGCTAAGAATGGCAAGAAGGTAGCTATAATAGGCTCAGGTCCTGCTGGACTCACATGTGCAGGGGATCTTGCTAAATTGGGATACGAGGTGACCGTATTTGAGGCCCTTCATACCCCGGGCGGCGTTCTTATGTATGGAATTCCTGAGTTCAGATTGCCCAAAGAGATTGTGCAGAGGGAAATAGATTCGTTAAAAAGGATGGGCGTCAAAATAGAGACAAACATGGTAATAGGGAAGATACTTACGATTGACGATCTGTTTGATATGGGGTATGAGGCGGTCTTTATTGGTACAGGTGCAGGATTGCCAAAGTTTATGGGTATCCCAGGTGAAAATTTAAACGGAGTTTATTCCGCCAATGAATTTTTGACCAGAATTAATTTGATGAAAGCCTATGATTTCCCGAATCACCCCACGCCTGTTAAGGTAGGTAAAAAGGTTGCCGTTGTAGGCGGTGGCAATGTGGCTATGGATGCAGCCAGGTCTGCCAAGCGCATGGGAGCTGAAGAAGTATATATTGTATACAGGCGTTCAGAGGAGGAAATGCCCGCAAGGTTAGAAGAAATTTACCATGCCAAAGAGGAAGGGATTATATTTAAGCTTTTAACAAATCCTGTGAGAATAATAGGCGACGAAAATGGCTATGTAAAAGGTATAGAGTGTGTGAAAATGGCTCTAGGCGAGCCTGACGAATCAGGAAGGAGAAGACCTATACCTGAAAAGGGTTCAGAGCATGTGATAGATGTGGAGACGGTCATTATAGCGATAGGTCAGAGCCCCAATCCTCTTATCACATCCACGACAGAGGGCCTTGATAAACAAAAGTGGGGCGGAATAATCGTCAATGAGGAAACCATGGAAACCAGCCGTAAAGGCGTATATGCTGGCGGTGACGCTGTAACAGGAGCCGCAACAGTTATCCTGGCTATGGGTGCCGGTAAGAAAGCAGCTGCTGCTATACATGAATATCTTAGCAATAAGTGA
- a CDS encoding glycosyltransferase family 4 protein — translation MVYLGPYNLLEDFCKNDTFNINDFRANIFTSIDKKRWTPEYNNIEKYNINVGILLPAKVLFKNKIVYSYPSIINVYESFYLAMKTFYNCKIMDLNEVESQPDLEEYERFLKSVDIMVVFANTNFVYDLINIRNKSDLKTKFILVALGAVASTGLVHYANMLRKSDIVWVSCNADEEILKNIFNEIKTEIIPYGIDTNIFSPMDKKSDIIRKTKLALGIPEGNYLLTYCGRIHPEKNIHTLIEILADIVKEKKNIFLCLAGSVDTDISAPYYFKCKGYFSYVKYLIKQYNLGHHVIYVGPQQQRNLATLYAASDIVLDLSINPTENFGFVPVEAMACGTPVVCSKIGGIKDTVIDGQTGFLIDTIFSPYGINIDRYMAIEKIKLLLNNENMKLKFSENAVARSKFFGLPNQFAKIKHSINNLFIDSDKTLCTLSDKGLILKKRFDKDYGDANKISYETTKMLTKYYVSKIVDSLNVLPNMFKIKLLTHYEIIKKGSDIYLYIKDPTWARKYKLNEQETVFLQSIKNDRFYNLRDFDANEIAFLKELNNEGIIYIEFI, via the coding sequence ATGGTTTATTTGGGACCATATAATTTACTCGAAGATTTCTGTAAAAATGATACTTTTAATATTAATGATTTTCGAGCAAATATTTTTACTTCTATTGATAAAAAAAGATGGACACCTGAATATAATAATATAGAAAAATACAACATTAATGTAGGTATATTGTTACCCGCCAAAGTTTTATTTAAAAACAAAATAGTATATTCTTATCCTAGTATAATAAACGTATATGAAAGTTTTTATTTAGCGATGAAAACATTTTATAATTGCAAGATTATGGATTTAAATGAAGTAGAAAGTCAACCTGATTTAGAAGAGTATGAGAGATTCCTGAAATCTGTAGACATTATGGTCGTTTTTGCTAATACAAACTTTGTTTACGATCTCATAAATATAAGAAATAAATCTGATCTTAAAACAAAATTTATTTTAGTTGCGTTAGGTGCTGTTGCTTCTACAGGATTAGTACACTATGCCAATATGTTGCGAAAAAGCGATATTGTTTGGGTTTCATGTAATGCTGACGAGGAAATATTAAAAAATATTTTTAATGAGATAAAAACAGAAATTATACCGTATGGAATAGATACTAACATTTTTTCGCCTATGGATAAAAAAAGCGATATTATTCGAAAAACAAAATTGGCTTTAGGAATACCAGAAGGTAATTATTTATTAACATATTGCGGGAGAATACATCCAGAGAAAAATATTCATACGCTAATAGAAATATTGGCTGATATAGTTAAAGAAAAAAAGAATATTTTCCTTTGTTTAGCTGGTTCAGTTGACACTGATATATCCGCACCATATTACTTTAAATGCAAAGGTTATTTCAGTTATGTAAAATATCTTATAAAGCAATATAATTTAGGTCATCACGTCATATATGTAGGCCCTCAGCAACAGCGAAATTTGGCTACATTGTATGCTGCATCGGATATAGTTTTAGATTTATCAATAAATCCCACAGAAAATTTTGGTTTTGTGCCAGTCGAAGCCATGGCCTGTGGAACACCTGTGGTTTGTTCCAAAATCGGTGGCATAAAAGATACAGTTATAGATGGTCAAACAGGCTTTTTGATCGACACCATATTTTCGCCTTATGGTATTAATATAGATAGATATATGGCTATAGAAAAAATAAAATTATTGCTCAACAATGAAAACATGAAATTAAAATTTAGCGAAAATGCTGTTGCAAGAAGCAAATTTTTTGGATTGCCAAATCAGTTTGCGAAAATAAAGCATTCAATCAATAATTTATTTATTGATTCTGATAAAACCTTATGCACATTGAGCGATAAAGGATTAATTCTAAAAAAGAGATTTGATAAAGATTATGGTGATGCAAATAAAATATCATATGAAACTACAAAGATGTTAACAAAATATTATGTTTCTAAAATTGTTGATAGTCTGAATGTTCTTCCCAATATGTTTAAAATTAAACTATTAACGCATTACGAAATAATAAAAAAAGGATCTGATATTTATTTATATATAAAAGATCCCACTTGGGCTCGCAAATATAAATTGAATGAACAAGAAACTGTTTTTTTGCAATCGATTAAAAATGATAGATTTTATAACCTAAGGGATTTTGATGCTAATGAAATTGCCTTTCTAAAAGAGTTAAATAATGAGGGTATAATTTATATTGAATTTATTTAA
- a CDS encoding Cof-type HAD-IIB family hydrolase, with protein MRYRLIAMDMDGTFLNSQSMPIERNIQALKKAKEKGAVIAFASGRIYPAINEYVRMFGDDVAVIACNGALVYKSAKDGIIYRSYMPYEEVIKLLEIAREYKLYYHFFTEDRLFTVQLKYGSLLYKTWNDRLPPQERMMIEIIDDPYEVISQYKDNLVKFVVSDDDTDFLDNVVRKRIEESGDFEVTKSAKNNLEIMVKGVSKGRGLEILSKYLDIPKEQIIAVGDSLNDISMIRYAGLGVAMGNADERVIPWADYIAPTNDEGGIAHVVEKFMLS; from the coding sequence ATGAGATACAGGTTGATAGCAATGGATATGGATGGAACTTTTCTAAATAGTCAAAGCATGCCTATAGAAAGAAACATACAGGCGCTAAAAAAGGCAAAAGAAAAAGGTGCTGTTATTGCTTTTGCTTCAGGGAGGATTTATCCGGCTATAAATGAATACGTCAGGATGTTTGGCGATGATGTAGCTGTTATAGCGTGTAACGGTGCTCTTGTTTACAAATCGGCTAAAGATGGCATTATATACAGGAGTTATATGCCCTATGAGGAAGTCATAAAGTTGCTGGAGATAGCGCGGGAATATAAATTGTACTATCACTTTTTCACTGAGGATAGGCTTTTTACAGTACAGTTAAAGTATGGTTCTCTATTGTATAAGACCTGGAACGACAGATTACCACCGCAGGAGAGGATGATGATAGAAATTATAGATGATCCTTATGAAGTAATTTCTCAATATAAAGATAATCTGGTTAAATTTGTGGTAAGTGATGATGATACGGATTTTCTGGACAATGTGGTAAGAAAAAGGATAGAGGAAAGTGGTGATTTCGAAGTAACTAAATCGGCCAAAAACAATCTTGAGATAATGGTTAAAGGGGTGAGCAAGGGGAGGGGGCTTGAGATTTTGTCAAAATATCTCGACATACCTAAGGAGCAGATAATAGCGGTTGGCGATAGTTTAAACGATATATCTATGATTAGATATGCAGGATTGGGAGTAGCTATGGGAAACGCTGACGAGAGGGTTATACCGTGGGCTGATTATATAGCGCCGACCAATGATGAAGGCGGAATAGCTCACGTGGTAGAAAAATTTATGTTGAGTTAA
- a CDS encoding radical SAM/SPASM domain-containing protein gives MRKEKGYILFYGMNDEIGAVERKAIDPIKAIILSLFNGKNTFEDVYNIYSYIFNVNYNKAQAVVDSVFNEFRQYFVEFNPYYHYITYNPEDFIIPLEEIDLTIGRLSAPVSFIFLLTNKCYTNCIYCYAEKAPVKQEDLLTKERIHSLLDEAKSIGVINITLSGGDPLTYEGIFDLLKKIKENNIYPFLSTKKYIDEETAIKLKDSGIEKIQLSIDTLNDFVAEKIVGVPNYATHMIQSIKNLNRVNIKVQINSVITSVNKDYVKDLIYGLSQYDIEILRITPYGKSIYRNDDSYFLTKNDCDRISEIIEEYKNKCNKIKIKFSGFTNYNNKTLEEYMKRSKCTAGYESFVIHPEGSVTLCEEMPRKPEFIVGNVKKNTLMDIWNSDEIIKQLIPPRDKFIGTACYDCFEFFICHAGLGRCFRNSLKAYGTAYAPAPGCPYAPEEVRI, from the coding sequence ATGAGGAAGGAAAAGGGATATATCTTATTTTATGGAATGAATGATGAAATTGGTGCTGTAGAACGAAAAGCGATAGATCCTATTAAAGCTATAATATTATCTTTATTTAATGGTAAGAATACTTTTGAAGATGTTTATAATATATATTCATATATATTTAATGTAAACTATAATAAGGCACAAGCGGTCGTAGATAGCGTTTTTAATGAATTTCGACAATATTTTGTCGAATTTAATCCATATTATCACTATATAACTTATAACCCGGAAGACTTTATAATTCCTTTAGAGGAAATCGATTTAACAATTGGACGGTTGAGTGCCCCAGTAAGTTTTATTTTCTTATTAACTAATAAATGCTATACCAATTGTATATATTGTTATGCTGAAAAAGCTCCTGTTAAACAAGAAGATCTTTTGACTAAAGAAAGAATTCACTCGCTTTTAGATGAGGCAAAGTCAATAGGTGTTATAAATATTACATTGTCAGGTGGGGATCCTCTGACATATGAAGGCATTTTTGATTTATTAAAGAAAATAAAAGAAAATAATATATATCCATTTTTGTCTACCAAAAAATATATAGATGAGGAAACAGCAATCAAGTTAAAAGATAGTGGAATCGAAAAAATCCAATTAAGTATTGATACTTTAAACGATTTTGTTGCTGAAAAAATAGTTGGTGTTCCAAATTATGCTACACACATGATACAATCTATTAAAAATTTGAATAGAGTGAATATTAAGGTACAAATAAATAGTGTCATAACTTCTGTTAATAAAGATTATGTAAAAGACCTTATATATGGATTGTCCCAGTATGACATAGAGATTTTAAGAATTACTCCATATGGTAAAAGTATATATAGGAACGATGACAGTTATTTTCTTACAAAAAATGATTGCGATAGGATATCGGAAATAATAGAAGAATATAAAAATAAATGTAATAAAATAAAGATAAAATTCAGTGGATTTACCAATTATAATAATAAAACATTAGAGGAATACATGAAAAGATCTAAATGCACAGCAGGCTACGAATCATTTGTTATACATCCGGAGGGCTCAGTGACTCTATGCGAGGAAATGCCCAGAAAACCTGAATTTATAGTTGGCAACGTTAAGAAAAATACACTTATGGATATATGGAATTCTGACGAAATTATAAAACAACTTATACCTCCGAGAGATAAATTTATAGGAACAGCTTGTTATGATTGTTTTGAATTTTTTATTTGTCATGCGGGTTTAGGAAGATGTTTTAGAAATTCATTAAAAGCTTATGGAACAGCATATGCTCCTGCACCTGGTTGCCCCTATGCTCCTGAAGAAGTAAGAATTTAA
- a CDS encoding ABC transporter ATP-binding protein: MKRRNYLRIYMQLFKISSPWYVLIMCALLLSFLLTYANISMADYSKKAVDFAVGKDMNKFTRELALFIFFFFLSIIIDSAQQYILDLFNARSANKIRTKMMESYLTSKYKEISKYRTGDIENRILNEATNAPGVLSHITIGYITNVIIAIGSFIYLYRMNTILALISLGVGPLLLTVGTIFGSRMRKIINERMQAESEALSDTQEALANYNFIKAYNVQRDIVNRVRYRWQRLFDFQFKIELINRYNVLSSAWIKDLSKIALYGIGGYYIYKKSMTPGTLIAFIQLSSNMISPFLQMSYMLTSLVMAMASAERVFEIIGLEKETGIVQKASYKDVKEKQNEYIWFCGVDFKYDKDMVLNDLSFSIQKGEKVCIVGESGIGKSTIFRLLMRFYDPCEGVILLQGKDIREYNVDELRSKIAYVHQDTVLFTGTIRDNIVLGKEDATEDEIYEAVKAAGLYEFISSLPEGLDTRVSERGSSLSGGQKQRISIARALLKDAPIILLDEALSALDAETEKHILISLKNLYKEKTIILITHRLSTTAYADRVLVVDDGKIAEQGNFEELLGKQGTFYKLYNSKVKTENANREAAVFR, encoded by the coding sequence ATGAAAAGAAGGAACTATTTAAGGATTTATATGCAATTATTCAAGATATCCAGCCCATGGTACGTTTTAATAATGTGTGCTTTGCTCCTATCCTTTCTTTTAACCTATGCAAACATCAGCATGGCCGATTATTCAAAAAAGGCAGTGGACTTTGCTGTGGGCAAAGATATGAATAAATTTACAAGAGAGTTGGCCCTTTTTATCTTTTTCTTTTTTCTAAGTATAATAATAGATTCAGCGCAGCAATACATTTTGGATCTATTTAATGCCAGGTCTGCTAACAAGATCCGGACAAAAATGATGGAAAGTTACCTTACATCAAAATACAAAGAAATATCCAAATATAGGACAGGGGATATAGAAAACAGGATTTTAAACGAAGCCACCAACGCTCCCGGTGTACTTTCGCATATTACCATAGGTTATATAACAAATGTAATTATAGCTATAGGTTCATTTATATATCTATACAGGATGAATACCATTCTTGCTCTCATAAGTCTTGGGGTAGGGCCTCTGCTCCTCACGGTAGGGACCATATTTGGCAGCAGGATGCGCAAAATCATAAATGAAAGAATGCAGGCTGAATCAGAAGCACTAAGCGATACCCAGGAGGCGCTGGCCAATTATAACTTCATAAAAGCTTATAACGTACAGCGTGATATAGTAAATAGAGTTAGATATAGATGGCAGCGGTTATTTGATTTCCAGTTTAAAATTGAACTAATAAACAGGTATAATGTTTTATCCTCTGCGTGGATAAAAGATTTGTCTAAAATCGCTTTATACGGAATCGGTGGATATTATATATATAAAAAGAGTATGACCCCGGGAACCCTTATAGCTTTTATACAGCTGAGCTCAAACATGATATCACCATTTTTGCAGATGTCCTATATGCTCACCAGTTTGGTAATGGCCATGGCATCTGCTGAAAGGGTCTTTGAGATAATAGGGCTGGAAAAGGAGACAGGCATAGTACAAAAGGCAAGTTATAAAGATGTTAAAGAAAAACAAAATGAATATATCTGGTTTTGCGGTGTGGATTTTAAGTATGATAAAGATATGGTGCTGAATGATCTATCCTTTAGTATTCAAAAAGGAGAAAAGGTATGTATTGTAGGGGAGAGCGGAATAGGTAAGAGTACAATTTTTAGGCTTCTTATGCGGTTTTACGATCCTTGCGAAGGAGTAATACTTTTACAGGGCAAAGATATAAGAGAGTATAATGTTGATGAGTTAAGAAGTAAAATAGCTTATGTCCACCAGGATACGGTGCTTTTTACAGGTACCATAAGGGATAACATCGTTTTGGGTAAGGAGGACGCTACAGAAGATGAGATATATGAAGCGGTGAAGGCAGCAGGACTTTATGAGTTTATATCAAGCCTTCCCGAGGGCCTTGACACCAGGGTAAGTGAAAGAGGCAGCTCCTTATCCGGAGGCCAGAAGCAGAGGATAAGCATAGCCAGAGCTCTATTAAAAGATGCACCGATAATATTATTAGACGAGGCTTTATCAGCTCTGGATGCAGAAACCGAAAAACACATCTTAATATCCCTCAAGAATTTGTATAAAGAAAAGACCATAATTTTGATAACCCATCGATTGTCCACAACCGCATACGCGGATAGAGTACTTGTAGTAGATGACGGTAAAATCGCAGAGCAGGGAAATTTTGAAGAACTTTTGGGGAAGCAGGGGACGTTTTACAAGCTTTACAATTCCAAGGTGAAAACGGAAAATGCCAACCGCGAAGCTGCGGTTTTTCGCTAA